The Fusobacterium necrophorum subsp. necrophorum genome includes the window TCCTATTTCAGGAACTTTCTGTAATTCTAATTTTTCACTTAACAACTGTATCGTATTGACTACAAGCTGTTCTTTTTCATTCCTAGCTCCTCCTTCTCCTATCATTCGAATCTGATACGCTCTTTTAACACTGCTTTTGGACATCCAAAGAGAAAACAAAGGTGTGGCAAAAGCAAATAACAACAAAAAAGGAAAATAATTTAAAATTTCTTGCCCTAAGAATAAATAAATCATCAAATAACTGGCGAAAATTCCCATCATAACCCAAGTTCCTATTTTAAAAATATTGAAATGCGGTACTTTGATTTGTTTATTTCGAATTTGTGATAATCCATACATTCTAAAACCTCCCTTCTATCTTGGCTGTATTATATCATAAGAATACAAAAAAGACATCTACGATTTTTAGCAGATGTCTCTCTTTCTTTATTCCTATTTAGAAGCGTAAATCGATACTTGCTTCTTATCTTTTCCCAATCTTTCAAATTTTACATAGCCATCAATAAGAGCAAAAAGAGTATGATCTTTTCCCATTCCCATATTATTTCCAGGGTGGAAAGCGGTTCCTCTTTGTCTTACAATGATATTTCCGGCTTTTACAACTTCACCGTCATATTTTTTTACTCCAAGATATTTAGGATTTGAATCTCTTCCATTCTTAACAGATCCTTGTCCTTTTTTATGTGCGAACAATTGTATATTTAAAATAAATTTCATCTACTTTTCCTCCTTTTCTACAAGCTTAATATTTTTCGGATAATTCCGTTCCAATTCTCTGATCATAACGACCATTGTTTCTAATAAGGAAGACACCTCTTTCTCTTTTTTTTGAAAATCCATTCCCTCCAAATTGACAGTAATATACCCGTCATCATCAAATCCATATTGTGGACTTAAATGTAAGACTTCCTGCATTCCGGCTAAAGGATTTTGCATGACTGTGGAAGCAGCCGCACATACAATGTCACTCCCTAACTCCGCATATTCTGCATGTCCTTTTGCAAAATATCCGATGATATTTCCATTTTTTCTTACTACAGTAACTCGAATCATAATGTTTATAACTATGCTTGAATAGAAGTTACTTTAATTTCAGTAAACAATTGTCTATGACCTTTTTTTCTATGAGAAGCTTTCTTAGGCTTGTATTTGAAGTTAATCACTTTCGCTCCTTTTCCTTGAGCTAAAATTTCTGCTACTACTTTCGCTCCTTCTACTACAGGAGTTCCAACTTTAACGTTTTCCCCATCTGCTACTAAAAGAACTTCTTGTAATTCAACAGTTTCATTAACTTCAGCATTTAGTTTTTCGACTCTTAATACTTGACCTTCTGCAACTTTGTATTGTTTACCTCCAGTTTTAATCACTGCGTACATTCTAACACCTCCAAAAGTATTTGTCGCTGGTAAGGTTGCTGATGACCTCTCCCAAGCGTAATCTATAGTATGATATCATATTTTGTAAACTAAGTCAATGAAAAAAGTTTTTACTTTTCAAAGATTACATCAAATATTTTTTACTTGTCAATAAAGCCTGTACTTCTTGGTAATCTGCCTGTAATTGCACATCCGTTTGCAATTGTGCAGACAAATACTCTTCCACATTGTTAAGATATTCTTCCGCTTTTTCTTTCTCATCAATCAAAGCATAACACCAAGCCAATTCCAAATCTCCCCAACCTTTGAACTGTGATATTTCTATTTCCTGCTCTAAAATTGAAATTGCCTGCGGAATTTCTCCCAAAATTCTCAAATTTTTTCCAAGATGATACAAAATCCAGCTATCATAGGCTGAAAATTCTTTGGCTTTCCGAAAACAAATGACGGCTTCCATACTATTTCCCATTCTCTCATATACATACCCCATTTGACCATAAATCCAGATATCTTCTCGCCCTAATTCTTTTGCCTTTTTAAAATTTTCCATCGCTTTGTCTAAAGTATTTTGCTTCATAGATAAATTATATCCGATTTCTGAATACAACCAAGTATCTTCACGACCCAATTTTTTAGCTTCTTCCAAAGCAAGAAGAGCTTTTTCATAGTTTTTTAATTTTCCGTAATTCCAAGCAATTTCGGAATAAAGAAAAGGCAAGCTTATGGTATCAACTTCTTCCATATGTAAAGACTGTTGTAGTTTTTCAATCGCTTCTTCATGCTTTCCTAACCTACCTAAACATTGTCCAATTTCTGTGATTAGCCATTCATCATTTCGACCTAATTTTTCTGCTTCCAACAAATAACCATAAGCTTCTTCAAAACGCCCCTCTTCGTCATAAATCCATCCCAATTCTGAATAAACCCAAATTTTAGATGTATTTTCTAAGTTCAAAGAAGCTTTTAATTTTGCAATTCCTTCTTCCACATATCCGCCTCGTACCAAACTATAACCTAAGTGAGATACAAGCCACCCATCTTCCGGAGATAGTTCTTCCCCTTTGCTGAGAAACTCGATTCCTTTGTCATAGTTTTCCAGGAGACTGTAACACCACCCCAGCTCTTTATATATCCATGGTTGTGGTGTTTCACAGGCAATCGACTTATGAAAATTATCAATCGCTTCTTCCAATTTTCCTCTTCCTCTTGCATTATAAGCAATTTCTGCGTATGTCCAAGAGTCTAATTCCGGAATTAATTCTCGAAGCCTATCTAAATGAATTTTTCCTTCTTCAAATTCTCCCCATCTGTCATAAATCCAAGCCAATCGAGATTCTGCCCAAATCAGTTCTTCGATATTTTTATCATAATCCGCATAGAATTTTACTTTATTACAATATTCTAAAAATTTTTCAAAATTCTCTTCTTGCATCATCTGATTTGCTAAATATTCATAAGCATAAGTCAACAAATAGGCCACATCCGGTTCTTCCGGATCAATTTCGAAAGCTTTCTCCAAGTATACCCTTGCCTTCTCATAGTTATTTAATTCAAAATATTGATGTCCCACGCGATAATTCCACAAAGAAGTGTGTTCCTCCTCTTTTCGAATCTCCTTCAAAATCTTCAAAGCCTCTTCATAATTTCCTAAATTGGCATAAGCTCTTGCCAATTTTCCCAATATGTCAGAGCTCAAATTCTCAGAAGAAAGTTCCCTTATTTTTTCTATGACTGCTTGATGTTTCTCTTCCTCATGCAAGTAATCTAACTCCTGTAGTAATGCTTTTTTCATAAATTTCCTCCACAGCTTTTTATCTTACTCCAAAATAAGCTCTCAATCCCGTTCTAATAAAGCAACAGCATACGCTTTAACTCCTTCTTCTCTTCCTGTAAAACCTAATCTTTCTTCCGTTGTCGCCTTAATACTAACCTGTTCCAAATTCATATCAAGACTCTCTGCTATCTTTTCACGCATACTATCAATATAAGGTCTTAACTTCGGTCTTTGTAAGGCAATCGTGGAATCCACATTTTCAATTCGATATCCTTTCTTCTTCACCATTTGAGAAACTTCTTCCAGTAAAGACAGACTGGAGATTCCTCGATACTCCTCCTTACTATCCGGAAAATGTAAGCCGATATCCCCCAAAGCCAAAGCTCCCAATAATGCATCCATAATGGCATGAATTAAAACATCTCCGTCAGAGTGCCCCAAAACTCCTTTATTA containing:
- the rpmA gene encoding 50S ribosomal protein L27; its protein translation is MKFILNIQLFAHKKGQGSVKNGRDSNPKYLGVKKYDGEVVKAGNIIVRQRGTAFHPGNNMGMGKDHTLFALIDGYVKFERLGKDKKQVSIYASK
- a CDS encoding ribosomal-processing cysteine protease Prp yields the protein MIRVTVVRKNGNIIGYFAKGHAEYAELGSDIVCAAASTVMQNPLAGMQEVLHLSPQYGFDDDGYITVNLEGMDFQKKEKEVSSLLETMVVMIRELERNYPKNIKLVEKEEK
- the rplU gene encoding 50S ribosomal protein L21 yields the protein MYAVIKTGGKQYKVAEGQVLRVEKLNAEVNETVELQEVLLVADGENVKVGTPVVEGAKVVAEILAQGKGAKVINFKYKPKKASHRKKGHRQLFTEIKVTSIQA
- a CDS encoding tetratricopeptide repeat protein, which codes for MKKALLQELDYLHEEEKHQAVIEKIRELSSENLSSDILGKLARAYANLGNYEEALKILKEIRKEEEHTSLWNYRVGHQYFELNNYEKARVYLEKAFEIDPEEPDVAYLLTYAYEYLANQMMQEENFEKFLEYCNKVKFYADYDKNIEELIWAESRLAWIYDRWGEFEEGKIHLDRLRELIPELDSWTYAEIAYNARGRGKLEEAIDNFHKSIACETPQPWIYKELGWCYSLLENYDKGIEFLSKGEELSPEDGWLVSHLGYSLVRGGYVEEGIAKLKASLNLENTSKIWVYSELGWIYDEEGRFEEAYGYLLEAEKLGRNDEWLITEIGQCLGRLGKHEEAIEKLQQSLHMEEVDTISLPFLYSEIAWNYGKLKNYEKALLALEEAKKLGREDTWLYSEIGYNLSMKQNTLDKAMENFKKAKELGREDIWIYGQMGYVYERMGNSMEAVICFRKAKEFSAYDSWILYHLGKNLRILGEIPQAISILEQEIEISQFKGWGDLELAWCYALIDEKEKAEEYLNNVEEYLSAQLQTDVQLQADYQEVQALLTSKKYLM
- the ispF gene encoding 2-C-methyl-D-erythritol 2,4-cyclodiphosphate synthase, which gives rise to MFRIGNGYDVHMLTEGRKLVLGGVEIPHNKGVLGHSDGDVLIHAIMDALLGALALGDIGLHFPDSKEEYRGISSLSLLEEVSQMVKKKGYRIENVDSTIALQRPKLRPYIDSMREKIAESLDMNLEQVSIKATTEERLGFTGREEGVKAYAVALLERD